A region of Ictalurus furcatus strain D&B chromosome 1, Billie_1.0, whole genome shotgun sequence DNA encodes the following proteins:
- the ccdc106a gene encoding coiled-coil domain-containing protein 106a isoform X1 — translation MFCPQARLICLGVAWLCLQLCASCLFLWHLYTPAALKTCENVCVYVKSAGNTRDQANGSMNDAETATRKHASSQELQTPKNEDAYEISIPFEENNYEPQGGFYNQNDQNFDSQCNDPPAPASSYLLITNLRTQLQISLEKNSWLQKRIEDLEEERDFLRCQLDRFIFSTKSQDSNGNDARSFSWRRRRENERDQQAEVQRSASRQSFPQRPAQQPPTNAKVMSTSSGPISAQISSMFGPSHSQPLLHSHGGGSSSSSTNNRSMNDLPESLSLLGDDEEYLEDSYLEEDELMSGEDVMPENMTIRNMGAPGRPPGGHPALKRRRVFRIARGRERQRVKDAAGVLFRYKKILVTYQRLKNMSKAFQIHGVDRNTVASTTPIAELLLVAPEKLAEVGEFDPSKEKLLDYARRCYIALDPQTRSKVQALKKNNLLLPISYRLKGADGR, via the exons ATGTTTTGCCCTCAAGCTCGTCTTATTTGCCTTGGTGTTGCATGGTTATGTTTACAGTTGTGTGCTAGCTGCTTGTTCCTCTGGCACTTGTACACTCCAGCTGCCTTAAAGACATGTGAAAACgtttgtgtttatgtgaaaTCAGCCGGAAACACACGGGATCAAGCAAACGGAAGTATGAACGATGCAGAAACAGCCACTAGGAAGCATGCAAGTTCCCAAGAGTTGCAAA CCCCCAAAAATGAGGATGCATATGAAATCTCCATCCCATTTGAGGAGAACAACTATGAACCACAGGGTGGCTTTTACAACCAGAACGATCAGAACTTCGACAGTCAAT GTAATGATCCTCCAGCTCCTGCAAGCTCATACTTGCTGATTACGAACCTGCGCACACAGCTGCAGATTTCTCTGGAAAAGAACTCGTGGCTGCAGAAACGGATCGAAGACCTGGAAGAGGAGAGAGACTTCCTGCGCTGTCAACTCGACCGCTTCATATTCTCCACCAAGAGTCAGGATAGCAATG GTAACGATGCTCGCAGTTTTTCTTGGAGGAGACGACGAGAGAATGAACGTG aTCAGCAAGCAGAGGTTCAGCGTTCAGCCAGCCGTCAGTCATTCCCACAACGACCTGCTCAGCAGCCCCCAACTAACGCCAAGGTCATGAGCACTAGTTCTGGGCCAATTAGTGCCCAGATAAGTTCCATGTTTGGTCCCTCCCACTCCCAGCCTCTCCTACACAGCCATGGAGGTggaagtagcagcagtagtactAATAACAGATCTATGAATGATCTACcag AGTCACTCTCACTTTTGGGAGATGATGAAGAATATTTGGAGGACAGCTACCTGGAAGAAGACGAGCTTATGTCTGGGGAGGATGTGATGCCAGAAAACATGACTATAAGGAATATGGGTGCTCCTGGGAGGCCCCCTGGGGGCCACCCTGCCCTGAAAAGGAGGAGAGTCTTCAGAATAGCCAGAggccgagagagacagagag TGAAAGATGCTGCTGGCGTGTTGTTCCGCTATAAGAAGATTCTGGTGACGTACCAGCGGCTAAAAAACATGTCCAAGGCCTTCCAGATCCATGGTGTGGACCGTAACACAGTGGCCTCCACCACTCCCATTGCGGAGCTGCTGCTTGTGGCTCCTGAGAAGCTGGCCGAGGTGGGTGAGTTCGACCCGTCCAAAGAGAAGCTTCTGGACTACGCACGGCGTTGCTACATCGCTTTGGACCCCCAAACCCGCAGCAAAGTTCAGGCCCTGAAGAAGAACAATCTGTTACTCCCAATCTCTTACAG GTTGAAAGGAGCCGATGGCCGGTAA
- the ccdc106a gene encoding coiled-coil domain-containing protein 106a isoform X2, translated as MNDAETATRKHASSQELQTPKNEDAYEISIPFEENNYEPQGGFYNQNDQNFDSQCNDPPAPASSYLLITNLRTQLQISLEKNSWLQKRIEDLEEERDFLRCQLDRFIFSTKSQDSNGNDARSFSWRRRRENERDQQAEVQRSASRQSFPQRPAQQPPTNAKVMSTSSGPISAQISSMFGPSHSQPLLHSHGGGSSSSSTNNRSMNDLPESLSLLGDDEEYLEDSYLEEDELMSGEDVMPENMTIRNMGAPGRPPGGHPALKRRRVFRIARGRERQRVKDAAGVLFRYKKILVTYQRLKNMSKAFQIHGVDRNTVASTTPIAELLLVAPEKLAEVGEFDPSKEKLLDYARRCYIALDPQTRSKVQALKKNNLLLPISYRLKGADGR; from the exons ATGAACGATGCAGAAACAGCCACTAGGAAGCATGCAAGTTCCCAAGAGTTGCAAA CCCCCAAAAATGAGGATGCATATGAAATCTCCATCCCATTTGAGGAGAACAACTATGAACCACAGGGTGGCTTTTACAACCAGAACGATCAGAACTTCGACAGTCAAT GTAATGATCCTCCAGCTCCTGCAAGCTCATACTTGCTGATTACGAACCTGCGCACACAGCTGCAGATTTCTCTGGAAAAGAACTCGTGGCTGCAGAAACGGATCGAAGACCTGGAAGAGGAGAGAGACTTCCTGCGCTGTCAACTCGACCGCTTCATATTCTCCACCAAGAGTCAGGATAGCAATG GTAACGATGCTCGCAGTTTTTCTTGGAGGAGACGACGAGAGAATGAACGTG aTCAGCAAGCAGAGGTTCAGCGTTCAGCCAGCCGTCAGTCATTCCCACAACGACCTGCTCAGCAGCCCCCAACTAACGCCAAGGTCATGAGCACTAGTTCTGGGCCAATTAGTGCCCAGATAAGTTCCATGTTTGGTCCCTCCCACTCCCAGCCTCTCCTACACAGCCATGGAGGTggaagtagcagcagtagtactAATAACAGATCTATGAATGATCTACcag AGTCACTCTCACTTTTGGGAGATGATGAAGAATATTTGGAGGACAGCTACCTGGAAGAAGACGAGCTTATGTCTGGGGAGGATGTGATGCCAGAAAACATGACTATAAGGAATATGGGTGCTCCTGGGAGGCCCCCTGGGGGCCACCCTGCCCTGAAAAGGAGGAGAGTCTTCAGAATAGCCAGAggccgagagagacagagag TGAAAGATGCTGCTGGCGTGTTGTTCCGCTATAAGAAGATTCTGGTGACGTACCAGCGGCTAAAAAACATGTCCAAGGCCTTCCAGATCCATGGTGTGGACCGTAACACAGTGGCCTCCACCACTCCCATTGCGGAGCTGCTGCTTGTGGCTCCTGAGAAGCTGGCCGAGGTGGGTGAGTTCGACCCGTCCAAAGAGAAGCTTCTGGACTACGCACGGCGTTGCTACATCGCTTTGGACCCCCAAACCCGCAGCAAAGTTCAGGCCCTGAAGAAGAACAATCTGTTACTCCCAATCTCTTACAG GTTGAAAGGAGCCGATGGCCGGTAA